From Drosophila subpulchrella strain 33 F10 #4 breed RU33 unplaced genomic scaffold, RU_Dsub_v1.1 Primary Assembly Seq354, whole genome shotgun sequence, the proteins below share one genomic window:
- the LOC119560043 gene encoding metallothionein-1 produces MPCPCGSGCKCSSQTTKGSCNCGTDCKCGGDKKSACGCSK; encoded by the exons ATGCCTTGCCCATGCGGAAGCG GATGCAAATGCTCCTCCCAGACGACCAAGGGTTCCTGCAACTGCGGAACTGACTGCAAGTGCGGCGGCGACAAGAAATCCGCCTGTGGCTGCTCCAAGTAA
- the LOC119560041 gene encoding GTP-binding protein Di-Ras2 yields the protein MTEQKNQVTRAAPEQSNDYRVVVFGAGGVGKSSLVLRFIKGTFRESYIPTIEDTYRQVISCNKNICTLQITDTTGSHQFPAMQRLSISKGHAFILVYSVCSKQSLEELRPIWALIKELKGADIPNIPVMLVGNKCDETAELREVSQAEGQAQATTWSISFMETSAKTNHNVTELFQELLNMEKTRTVSLQLDTKKQKKQKKEKKSKDTNGSIPENGDAGASASGGAKEKCRVM from the exons ATGACGGAGCAGAAGAACCAGGTGACGCGCGCTGCTCCGGAGCAGAGCAACGACTACCGGGTGGTGGTCTTTGGAGCCGGCGGCGTGGGCAAGAGTTCGCTGGTGCTGCGCTTCATCAAGGGCACCTTCCGTGAGAGCTACATCCCGACCATTGAGGACACCTACAGACAG GTCATCAGCTGCAACAAGAACATCTGCACGCTGCAAATCACGGACACCACGGGATCCCACCAGTTCCCGGCCATGCAGAGGCTGTCGATCTCGAAGGGACACGCCTTTATCCTGGTCTACTCGGTGTGCTCCAAGCAAAGTTTGGAGGAGCTGCGACCCATCTGGGCGCTCATCAAGGAGCTGAAG GGAGCCGACATTCCGAACATCCCCGTCATGTTGGTGGGCAACAAGTGTGATGAGACCGCCGAGTTGCGTGAG GTCTCCCAAGCAGAGGGTCAGGCGCAGGCGACCACCTGGAGCATATCCTTCATGGAGACGTCGGCTAAGACGAACCACAACGTGACCGAGCTGTTCCAGGAGCTGCTCAACATGGAGAAGACGCGCACCGTCTCCCTGCAACTGGACACCAAGAAGCAGAAGAAGCAGAAGAAGGAGAAGAAGTCCAAGGACACGAACGGCTCGATTCCGGAGAACGGCGATGCGGGGGCCAGTGCCAGCGGCGGGGCCAAGGAGAAGTGTCGCGTTATGTAA